The Cucumis melo cultivar AY chromosome 6, USDA_Cmelo_AY_1.0, whole genome shotgun sequence genome includes a region encoding these proteins:
- the LOC103483463 gene encoding 3'-5' exonuclease-like isoform X2, translating to MEFPGSSNSGHSSTELSACSSSFPSWSFSSSEFDQPFTEQQLQAIEAIEAAYQSTSAKKRRPNSTLDENGVSCVSPNTGRRLPRSIFSQQSPHFSPLSSCRVNSKMRFPALSYGGRIIYSRTVSEVDRASRELAKKINSTRKGMEQITIGFDIEWRPSFKRGVPPGKAAVMQLCLENSECHVMHIIHSGIPQSLQALLEDDTLNKAGVGIASDASKVFKDYNVSMKQLDEISDLANQKLAGVPKKWGLRALTETLISKELRKPDRIRLGNWEVAVLSKEQLHYAATDAFASWYLHEIQSQ from the exons ATGGAATTTCCGGGCAGTAGCAACAGTGGCCATTCTTCGACGGAGCTCTCTGCGTGCTCCTCATCTTTTCCGTCGTGGTCGTTCTCCTCATCGGAGTTTGATCAGCCGTTTACAGAGCAACAACTCCAGGCAATCGAGGCCATTGAAGCTGCTTATCAATCCACCAGTGCCAAAAAACGACGACCAAATTCCACACTCGACGAAAACGGGGTCTCATGCGTTTCTCCCAACACCGGCCGTCGACTGCCTCGTTCCATTTTTTCTCAGCAGTCTCCACATTTTTCTCCCCTGTCATCCTGTCGAG TAAACTCGAAGATGAGGTTTCCTGCATTGAGTTATGGTGGCCGAATTATTTACAGTAGAACTGTAAGTGAGGTCGATAGAGCGTCCAGGGAGCTAGCGAAGAAAATCAACTCCACGAGGAAAGGAATGGAGCAAATTACTATTGGGTTCGACATCGAGTGGAGACCGTCATTTAAAAGAG GTGTTCCACCCGGAAAAGCAGCAGTTATGCAACTGTGCCTGGAAAATTCTGAATGCCATGTGATGCATATCATTCATTCGGGAATACCTCAAAGTTTGCAGGCTCTTCTAGAGGATGACACACTCAACAAG GCTGGAGTTGGGATTGCCAGTGATGCTTCAAAAGTTTTTAAAGATTATAACGTGTCTATGAAACAATTGGACGAAATTTCGGATCTAGCTAATCAAAAGCTTGCTGGAGTTCCCAAAAAATGGGGTCTTCGGGCTCTAACTGAGACGCTTATATCTAAAGAG CTTCGAAAGCCCGACAGAATCAGACTTGGGAACTGGGAGGTGGCTGTGTTGTCAAAGGAGCAGCTGCACTATGCTGCCACAGACGCATTTGCTTCTTGGTATTTACACGAG ATTCAGAGCCAATAG
- the LOC103483463 gene encoding 3'-5' exonuclease-like isoform X1, whose protein sequence is MEFPGSSNSGHSSTELSACSSSFPSWSFSSSEFDQPFTEQQLQAIEAIEAAYQSTSAKKRRPNSTLDENGVSCVSPNTGRRLPRSIFSQQSPHFSPLSSCRVNSKMRFPALSYGGRIIYSRTVSEVDRASRELAKKINSTRKGMEQITIGFDIEWRPSFKRGVPPGKAAVMQLCLENSECHVMHIIHSGIPQSLQALLEDDTLNKAGVGIASDASKVFKDYNVSMKQLDEISDLANQKLAGVPKKWGLRALTETLISKELRKPDRIRLGNWEVAVLSKEQLHYAATDAFASWYLHEILKGFPHVEKVADSEPIA, encoded by the exons ATGGAATTTCCGGGCAGTAGCAACAGTGGCCATTCTTCGACGGAGCTCTCTGCGTGCTCCTCATCTTTTCCGTCGTGGTCGTTCTCCTCATCGGAGTTTGATCAGCCGTTTACAGAGCAACAACTCCAGGCAATCGAGGCCATTGAAGCTGCTTATCAATCCACCAGTGCCAAAAAACGACGACCAAATTCCACACTCGACGAAAACGGGGTCTCATGCGTTTCTCCCAACACCGGCCGTCGACTGCCTCGTTCCATTTTTTCTCAGCAGTCTCCACATTTTTCTCCCCTGTCATCCTGTCGAG TAAACTCGAAGATGAGGTTTCCTGCATTGAGTTATGGTGGCCGAATTATTTACAGTAGAACTGTAAGTGAGGTCGATAGAGCGTCCAGGGAGCTAGCGAAGAAAATCAACTCCACGAGGAAAGGAATGGAGCAAATTACTATTGGGTTCGACATCGAGTGGAGACCGTCATTTAAAAGAG GTGTTCCACCCGGAAAAGCAGCAGTTATGCAACTGTGCCTGGAAAATTCTGAATGCCATGTGATGCATATCATTCATTCGGGAATACCTCAAAGTTTGCAGGCTCTTCTAGAGGATGACACACTCAACAAG GCTGGAGTTGGGATTGCCAGTGATGCTTCAAAAGTTTTTAAAGATTATAACGTGTCTATGAAACAATTGGACGAAATTTCGGATCTAGCTAATCAAAAGCTTGCTGGAGTTCCCAAAAAATGGGGTCTTCGGGCTCTAACTGAGACGCTTATATCTAAAGAG CTTCGAAAGCCCGACAGAATCAGACTTGGGAACTGGGAGGTGGCTGTGTTGTCAAAGGAGCAGCTGCACTATGCTGCCACAGACGCATTTGCTTCTTGGTATTTACACGAG ATCTTAAAAGGATTTCCACATGTTGAAAAAGTAGCAGATTCAGAGCCAATAGCGTGA